A portion of the Hydrogenimonas thermophila genome contains these proteins:
- a CDS encoding cation:proton antiporter — protein MTNDVLIIVTLSLLIWVAPFIAKIVKLPTTPVEIILGSVASAFGFLGHGDNELFDLVAEFGFLYLMFVAGLEVNVKKLLKTDTKILRAGFAYLTILYALSILVAYQLGMSFVFMVIFPLISVGLIAALSKEYGKETPWIKISLTIGILGELISIIVLTLASAGIQYGIGIEFFTKITTLAIFIGSLALLYYLLHLIFWWYPEIRNVMMPYFDTKEQDIRLSMATLFIMLAIMIFLGLETAFGAFIAGVFIATFFAHKEDLETKLSSFGFGFLVPIFFIHVGSSLPIEAFEKEGLVLLAFIIAGIMLFVRLMASFAFINYFGVKNSALVGLSHAMPLTLLIAVATLAYHAKSIDRFNYEAFILASLMEVIIAMVSIKLLAKESSFQKSKYQK, from the coding sequence TTTTATTGCAAAAATAGTAAAACTTCCAACAACACCGGTTGAGATCATCTTAGGTTCAGTTGCCTCAGCTTTTGGTTTTTTAGGTCATGGCGACAATGAACTGTTTGATTTGGTAGCAGAGTTTGGTTTTTTATATCTAATGTTTGTGGCTGGACTTGAAGTAAATGTAAAAAAGCTTCTTAAAACTGATACCAAAATTCTAAGAGCTGGATTTGCCTATTTAACTATTCTTTATGCTCTATCTATTCTTGTTGCATACCAACTTGGAATGAGTTTTGTCTTTATGGTAATCTTCCCACTAATCTCAGTAGGTCTTATTGCCGCACTCTCAAAAGAGTATGGAAAAGAGACTCCTTGGATCAAAATCTCACTGACAATAGGCATACTTGGTGAACTAATTAGTATTATTGTATTAACACTTGCTAGTGCAGGAATCCAATATGGTATAGGCATAGAGTTTTTCACAAAAATTACTACATTGGCAATTTTCATTGGCTCATTGGCACTTTTATACTATCTTTTACATCTTATTTTTTGGTGGTACCCTGAAATTAGAAATGTTATGATGCCGTACTTTGATACAAAAGAGCAGGATATCAGACTTAGTATGGCAACTCTTTTTATAATGCTGGCTATTATGATCTTTCTTGGGTTAGAAACGGCATTTGGAGCTTTTATAGCAGGTGTATTTATTGCCACTTTCTTTGCGCATAAAGAGGATTTGGAAACAAAACTTTCAAGTTTCGGTTTTGGATTTCTTGTTCCTATATTTTTTATACATGTAGGAAGCTCTTTGCCAATAGAGGCATTTGAAAAAGAGGGACTTGTTCTTTTGGCATTTATTATAGCCGGTATTATGCTTTTTGTTCGTCTAATGGCATCATTTGCTTTTATTAATTATTTTGGAGTCAAAAATTCTGCTCTTGTAGGTCTTTCTCATGCTATGCCATTAACTCTGCTCATTGCAGTAGCAACACTTGCCTATCATGCAAAAAGTATAGATAGGTTCAATTATGAAGCATTTATTTTGGCAAGTTTAATGGAAGTTATCATTGCAATGGTAAGCATAAAACTGTTAGCAAAAGAGTCATCTTTTCAAAAGTCTAAATATCAAAAGTGA
- a CDS encoding shikimate kinase translates to MCSENIVLIGFMGSGKSSVGRLLSKKSGRYFLDADTLIESAQGKAISSIFEKYGEEYFRELEKESARWMAECVKGSIISTGGGMPLVVERLHDIGKVVYLKLPFEKILERISPEERAKRPLFQDIEKAKNLFNLREKIYEEQAQITVNANHPLETVVDEILLKCDDI, encoded by the coding sequence ATGTGCTCTGAAAATATTGTTCTTATAGGTTTTATGGGTTCTGGAAAGAGCAGTGTAGGACGACTGCTTTCTAAAAAGAGTGGACGGTACTTTCTTGATGCTGACACATTAATAGAGTCTGCCCAAGGAAAAGCGATCTCTTCTATTTTTGAAAAATATGGAGAAGAGTATTTTAGAGAGTTAGAAAAAGAGTCTGCACGCTGGATGGCTGAGTGTGTTAAAGGAAGTATCATCTCTACTGGTGGAGGAATGCCACTGGTAGTTGAAAGATTGCACGACATAGGCAAAGTAGTATATTTGAAGCTACCATTTGAAAAGATACTAGAGAGAATCTCTCCAGAAGAAAGAGCTAAAAGACCACTTTTTCAAGATATAGAAAAGGCAAAAAATCTTTTTAATTTACGTGAAAAGATTTATGAAGAGCAAGCACAAATTACTGTAAATGCCAACCACCCGCTTGAAACTGTTGTAGATGAGATACTTTTAAAATGCGATGATATTTAA
- a CDS encoding AMIN domain-containing protein, translating to MRFLTILIALYSLTLARQNPFKPVIDETVLPVTANKIEKVPDFKELRINLPSDARVLKSVTIFYQSIDGSVKKESLKVDKSIDWHKPIIVTQGKLKPTYKSSKKRISKSIYKPLPFISFQLIQKNRIKIITKDKKIRSFHLAAPFKVVFDFKRDASFLTKKVPLNKPPFLRLDIGNHDGYYRVVITLDSSYKYKILRVDDGYIVDVL from the coding sequence TTGAGATTTTTAACTATTTTAATAGCTCTGTATAGCTTGACGTTGGCAAGACAGAATCCTTTTAAGCCTGTAATTGATGAAACTGTCTTACCCGTAACTGCCAATAAAATTGAAAAAGTACCTGATTTTAAAGAGCTGCGTATTAACTTGCCCAGTGATGCCAGAGTTTTAAAATCAGTTACTATTTTTTATCAATCTATAGATGGCTCTGTAAAAAAAGAGAGTTTAAAAGTCGATAAATCAATCGATTGGCATAAGCCCATTATTGTAACGCAAGGCAAATTAAAACCAACATATAAAAGCTCAAAAAAGAGAATTTCTAAGTCAATATACAAACCATTGCCTTTTATATCATTTCAGCTTATTCAGAAAAATAGAATAAAAATTATTACAAAAGATAAAAAAATACGCTCATTTCATCTAGCTGCACCATTTAAAGTTGTATTTGACTTCAAAAGAGATGCAAGTTTTTTGACTAAAAAAGTACCTTTGAACAAACCACCTTTTTTACGTTTAGATATAGGTAATCACGACGGTTATTATAGAGTAGTTATAACATTAGATTCATCTTACAAATATAAAATTTTAAGAGTAGATGACGGTTATATTGTAGATGTGCTCTGA
- the eno gene encoding phosphopyruvate hydratase — translation MVFIDDIRADEVMDSRGNPTVRATVHLSDGTSADAIVPSGASTGKREALELRDGGDRYMGKGVLTACDNVNIKIADELIGISPYNQSEIDAIMKEIDGTDNYGNIGANAVLGVSMAVARAAAKSLKMPLYRYLGGANALVMPTPMLNIINGGSHADNSVDFQEYMIMPTGFEEFSEALRASAEVYHNLKKILNEMGHSTALGDEGGFAPNLSSNEEPIEVIMKAIEKAGYKPGEQISIALDVASSELVADGGYRLESEGRTLTSEEMVEYYEQLIAKYPIVSIEDGLSEDDWDGWKVLTERIGKKIQLVGDDLFVTNASILAEGISKGVANSILIKPNQIGSVSETMQTVRLAQRNGYTCVMSHRSGESEDSFIADFAVALNTGQIKTGSTARSERIAKYNRLLAIERELGYFEYLGKEIFG, via the coding sequence ATGGTATTTATTGATGATATTAGAGCTGATGAAGTAATGGATAGTCGTGGTAACCCTACAGTTCGAGCTACTGTACATTTAAGCGATGGAACAAGTGCTGATGCAATCGTTCCAAGTGGTGCAAGTACTGGTAAACGTGAAGCTTTAGAGTTACGTGACGGTGGCGATCGATATATGGGTAAAGGTGTTTTGACTGCATGTGATAATGTCAATATCAAAATTGCTGATGAACTGATTGGAATAAGTCCATATAATCAGAGTGAAATTGATGCAATTATGAAAGAGATTGACGGTACAGACAATTACGGCAATATTGGAGCAAATGCCGTTCTTGGCGTATCTATGGCAGTAGCAAGGGCTGCAGCAAAAAGCCTAAAAATGCCTCTTTACAGATACCTTGGTGGTGCAAATGCACTGGTTATGCCAACACCAATGCTAAATATCATTAATGGTGGAAGCCATGCAGATAACAGTGTTGACTTCCAAGAGTATATGATCATGCCAACAGGATTTGAAGAGTTCTCTGAAGCGTTGAGAGCTAGTGCTGAAGTTTACCATAATCTAAAAAAGATTTTAAATGAGATGGGACACAGTACTGCACTTGGTGATGAAGGTGGTTTTGCACCAAATCTAAGCAGTAATGAAGAGCCAATTGAAGTAATTATGAAGGCTATTGAAAAAGCAGGTTATAAGCCTGGTGAGCAAATCTCTATTGCTCTTGATGTTGCAAGCAGTGAACTTGTTGCTGATGGTGGTTACCGTCTTGAGAGTGAAGGACGAACTTTAACAAGCGAAGAGATGGTTGAATACTATGAGCAGCTAATTGCCAAGTATCCTATTGTAAGTATTGAAGATGGTTTGAGTGAAGATGACTGGGATGGATGGAAAGTTCTTACAGAACGTATTGGTAAAAAAATTCAGCTTGTTGGAGATGACTTGTTTGTAACCAACGCATCTATTCTTGCTGAAGGTATCAGTAAAGGTGTTGCAAACTCAATCCTCATCAAGCCTAACCAAATCGGCTCTGTTAGTGAAACAATGCAGACAGTCCGCCTTGCTCAACGCAATGGCTATACTTGTGTAATGAGCCACCGAAGTGGTGAGAGTGAAGATAGCTTTATTGCAGATTTTGCAGTTGCTCTAAATACTGGTCAAATTAAGACAGGCTCAACTGCTCGAAGTGAGCGTATTGCAAAATATAACCGTCTTCTTGCTATTGAGCGAGAACTTGGTTATTTTGAATATCTTGGCAAAGAGATCTTTGGGTAA
- the recA gene encoding recombinase RecA, with amino-acid sequence MGIDPNKQKALDVALKQIDKAFGKGALVRLGDKEIEPIEAISTGSLGLDMALGIGGVPKGRMIEIYGPESSGKTTLALQIIAEAQKDGSICAFIDAEHALDVRYAKNLGVDVENLLVSQPDFGEQALDIVETIARSGAVDVIVVDSVAALTPKAEIEGDMGDTHVGLQARLMSQALRKLTGVLHKMETTVIFINQIRMKIGTMGYGSPETTTGGNALKFYASVRVDVRRIATLKQGENQIGNRVKAKVVKNKVAPPFRIAEFDIMFGEGISKEGEIIDYGVKLDIIDKSGAWFSYKETKLGQGRENAKQTLKDNPELAAQIEEEIKEALGIGSTMLEMSEEEIKLAGEE; translated from the coding sequence ATGGGGATCGATCCAAATAAACAAAAAGCGCTAGATGTTGCTTTAAAGCAGATCGATAAAGCGTTTGGCAAAGGGGCGTTGGTGCGCCTTGGTGATAAAGAGATAGAGCCAATTGAAGCTATCAGTACAGGTTCGTTGGGACTTGATATGGCTCTTGGTATTGGTGGTGTTCCAAAAGGGAGGATGATCGAGATTTACGGACCTGAAAGTTCAGGTAAAACAACATTGGCACTTCAAATTATCGCTGAAGCACAAAAAGATGGCAGTATTTGTGCTTTTATAGATGCAGAGCATGCTCTAGATGTACGTTACGCAAAAAATCTTGGTGTAGATGTTGAAAATCTTCTTGTAAGTCAGCCAGATTTTGGTGAGCAGGCACTTGACATTGTAGAGACTATTGCCCGTAGCGGTGCGGTAGATGTAATTGTTGTAGACTCTGTTGCAGCATTGACTCCAAAAGCTGAGATTGAAGGTGATATGGGAGATACGCATGTCGGACTTCAGGCACGTTTGATGAGTCAGGCACTGCGCAAGCTTACCGGTGTTCTTCATAAAATGGAGACTACTGTCATTTTCATCAACCAGATTCGTATGAAGATTGGAACTATGGGATATGGAAGCCCTGAAACTACGACTGGTGGAAATGCTTTAAAATTTTATGCTTCTGTCAGGGTAGATGTTCGCCGTATTGCTACTTTGAAGCAGGGTGAAAATCAGATAGGAAACCGTGTAAAAGCAAAAGTTGTCAAAAATAAAGTTGCACCTCCTTTTAGAATTGCTGAATTCGATATTATGTTTGGTGAAGGGATCAGCAAAGAGGGTGAGATTATCGATTATGGTGTTAAGTTGGATATAATCGATAAAAGCGGAGCTTGGTTCAGTTATAAAGAGACAAAGCTTGGTCAGGGACGAGAAAATGCCAAGCAGACACTTAAAGATAATCCAGAACTGGCTGCCCAAATAGAAGAAGAGATTAAAGAGGCATTAGGTATTGGAAGTACTATGCTTGAAATGAGTGAAGAAGAGATTAAATTAGCGGGAGAGGAGTAA
- a CDS encoding menaquinone biosynthesis family protein produces MSKKNSIFNTKHSTSIKIAHSPDADDIFMYYAIKFGWVTTPAPFENIALDIETLNEAAIEGTYDVTAISFALYPKICEDFALLRTAVSFGEGYGPKLIKKRDKKLRRNFKVALSGRHTTNAMLFKIAFPEARIIYKNFLDIEKAVLDGEVDAGVLIHESILDFDESLEVECEIWDIWLELAKKELPLPLGGMAMRRSIPLTRAIAIEKALIKAVEVANTHRAMLAKMLLERDLVRIDAPTLDKYLDLYANDKSITMNDVQLEALDRLFQIGYEHNFYECPIQARDFMIPHEYMDSRG; encoded by the coding sequence ATGAGCAAAAAAAATTCAATATTTAACACTAAACATTCAACATCTATAAAAATCGCTCACTCACCTGATGCAGATGATATCTTCATGTATTATGCAATTAAATTTGGATGGGTAACTACTCCAGCTCCATTTGAAAATATTGCACTAGATATAGAAACACTCAATGAGGCTGCCATAGAAGGGACATATGATGTTACAGCAATCAGCTTTGCACTCTACCCTAAAATATGTGAAGATTTTGCATTGCTTCGTACTGCCGTAAGTTTTGGAGAGGGGTATGGGCCAAAACTCATTAAAAAAAGAGACAAAAAGCTTCGTCGTAACTTTAAAGTAGCTCTCAGCGGTCGCCATACAACCAATGCTATGCTCTTTAAAATTGCATTCCCTGAAGCAAGAATTATTTATAAAAACTTTCTGGATATAGAAAAAGCTGTTTTGGATGGAGAGGTTGATGCTGGGGTTTTGATCCATGAAAGTATTTTGGATTTTGATGAAAGTTTGGAAGTAGAGTGTGAAATATGGGATATATGGTTAGAGTTAGCAAAAAAAGAGCTTCCTCTGCCTCTTGGAGGAATGGCTATGAGAAGATCTATTCCATTAACTCGTGCAATAGCTATAGAAAAAGCACTTATAAAAGCTGTTGAGGTAGCAAATACCCATCGGGCAATGCTAGCAAAAATGCTTTTAGAACGTGATCTTGTACGCATTGATGCACCTACTTTAGATAAATATCTAGACCTTTATGCAAATGATAAATCTATTACAATGAATGATGTTCAATTAGAAGCACTTGATAGGCTTTTTCAAATAGGATATGAACATAACTTTTATGAGTGTCCAATACAAGCACGAGATTTTATGATTCCTCACGAATATATGGATAGCAGGGGGTAA
- the fliQ gene encoding flagellar biosynthesis protein FliQ, with product MEAKFVALGVETLKIALTLSLPMLLSGLIAGLAISIFQATTQINEMTLSFIPKILIVAVVMIMIMPWMMNTLIDFTVRLFNMIKDFPF from the coding sequence ATGGAAGCAAAATTTGTTGCACTTGGTGTAGAGACACTAAAAATTGCTTTAACTCTCTCTCTGCCAATGCTGCTAAGTGGATTGATTGCAGGTTTGGCAATCAGTATATTCCAAGCAACTACTCAGATTAATGAAATGACGCTTAGTTTTATTCCTAAAATTTTGATTGTTGCTGTAGTTATGATTATGATAATGCCTTGGATGATGAATACATTGATCGATTTTACAGTTCGTCTTTTTAACATGATTAAGGATTTCCCTTTTTGA
- a CDS encoding UDP-N-acetylmuramate dehydrogenase has product MKKRSIDFSKFSSIKIGPVVDVTVIEKGDVLPKDHLLIGHANNLLISPMPPKLMMLGKDFDYIKIEDERLIIGAATPTGKILSFCKKFDIGGFEYVAKLPGTLGGMLAMNAGVKSYETFNTLLEVKTDIGTFAKEEIEHGYRYANLPGIALEGTFKFEKGFNKNLAEQLLQLRTNQPQLPSAGSAFKNPPGDYAGRLIEAVGLKGERIGNMAWSDMHANFLVNLGGGIFDDAITLIELAKKRVFDMFNIELEIEIKII; this is encoded by the coding sequence TTGAAAAAGAGAAGTATTGATTTTTCAAAATTTTCAAGCATAAAAATAGGACCAGTTGTAGATGTTACTGTTATTGAAAAAGGCGATGTACTGCCAAAAGATCATCTACTTATAGGTCATGCAAATAATTTGTTAATAAGTCCCATGCCTCCAAAACTGATGATGCTTGGCAAAGATTTTGACTATATTAAAATTGAAGATGAACGCTTAATAATTGGAGCTGCAACACCAACGGGAAAGATTTTGTCATTTTGTAAAAAGTTTGATATTGGCGGATTTGAGTATGTGGCAAAACTTCCAGGTACGCTTGGTGGGATGCTTGCTATGAATGCAGGTGTAAAATCGTATGAAACATTTAACACTCTTTTAGAGGTTAAAACTGATATTGGCACTTTTGCCAAAGAAGAGATTGAGCATGGATATCGTTATGCCAATCTGCCTGGTATTGCACTGGAGGGTACTTTTAAGTTTGAAAAAGGATTTAACAAAAATCTTGCTGAACAACTTTTGCAGCTTAGAACAAATCAACCACAATTGCCAAGTGCAGGTAGTGCTTTTAAAAATCCTCCGGGTGATTATGCAGGTCGCCTTATAGAAGCAGTTGGGCTGAAAGGAGAGCGTATAGGCAATATGGCGTGGAGTGATATGCATGCAAATTTTCTTGTTAATCTTGGTGGTGGTATATTTGATGATGCCATAACTCTTATTGAGCTTGCTAAAAAAAGAGTTTTTGATATGTTTAATATTGAATTAGAAATTGAAATTAAGATAATATGA
- a CDS encoding HDOD domain-containing protein — MIEKIIKKIRSLPPLPESVQRVREVCSNPEGTVKDLIPVIKQDPMFTADILKAANSPLYGFSKQIASIDQAVSLFGMGTIQGFAIAYAMRKSFSVDLSVYGINSNDLTNVSTMQNALICNWGKFQVFTYKDEMTTLSLIMELGKMIAAKIIEENNKTEIFKDEMSKVRTYKEILGVEKEFLSISSEQINAMMFKHWKFSETMIEIMQHIVEPEKADEDVKKHTQILRVAKEAIPVTSPLCEKSIGLALEKCKEYKLDYQSLNSEIKALKSLIAS, encoded by the coding sequence ATGATTGAAAAAATTATAAAAAAAATAAGATCTCTTCCTCCTCTTCCAGAAAGCGTTCAAAGAGTACGAGAAGTTTGTTCTAATCCTGAAGGTACTGTAAAAGATTTGATTCCTGTTATAAAACAGGATCCAATGTTTACAGCTGATATTTTAAAAGCTGCAAACTCTCCTCTTTATGGTTTCAGTAAACAGATAGCATCTATAGATCAGGCAGTATCACTGTTTGGAATGGGGACAATACAAGGGTTTGCAATTGCTTATGCGATGAGGAAAAGTTTTTCTGTTGATCTTTCAGTATATGGCATAAATTCAAATGATTTAACTAATGTTTCAACTATGCAGAATGCGCTAATATGTAATTGGGGTAAATTTCAAGTATTTACATATAAAGATGAGATGACAACCCTCTCTTTAATTATGGAACTTGGAAAAATGATAGCTGCAAAAATTATTGAAGAGAACAATAAAACAGAGATTTTTAAAGATGAAATGTCAAAAGTACGAACTTATAAAGAGATACTAGGTGTTGAAAAAGAGTTTTTATCAATTTCTAGTGAACAAATAAATGCAATGATGTTTAAACATTGGAAATTTAGCGAGACAATGATTGAAATCATGCAACATATTGTAGAGCCTGAAAAAGCAGATGAAGATGTTAAAAAGCATACACAGATTTTAAGGGTAGCTAAAGAGGCAATACCAGTAACATCTCCATTATGTGAAAAATCTATTGGACTAGCATTAGAAAAATGTAAAGAGTATAAGTTGGATTATCAAAGTTTAAATAGTGAAATCAAGGCACTAAAATCCTTAATAGCTAGCTAA